One Anaerobacillus alkaliphilus DNA window includes the following coding sequences:
- a CDS encoding Crp/Fnr family transcriptional regulator: MEKKELEMKRFFNELSKENQDLLLSIGLEINAKSGTFLFHEGDFPENVFLVRSGRVRLSKMTADGKEFSVHLKQKDELVGEVGLFNDMSISVTAEVIEDAVLVKFDRPVLEDIFRRNGEIAVAFMKWFARHTQSTQAKFRDLILCGKTGAFYSTLIRFSNSYGVKTDDGIIINVQLTNQDIASYIGTTRESINRMLNDLKKDKIISVEKGLITIKDMQFLKDYLHCGDCPVEICTI, encoded by the coding sequence ATGGAAAAGAAAGAGCTGGAAATGAAGCGCTTCTTTAATGAATTGTCAAAAGAAAACCAAGACTTGTTATTATCGATTGGCTTGGAAATAAATGCAAAGAGTGGGACGTTTTTATTTCACGAAGGTGATTTTCCTGAAAATGTATTCCTAGTTCGTTCTGGGAGAGTTCGTCTAAGTAAAATGACTGCTGATGGAAAAGAGTTTAGTGTTCATTTAAAACAAAAGGATGAGCTTGTGGGGGAAGTAGGCTTATTTAATGATATGTCCATTAGTGTGACGGCTGAAGTGATTGAAGATGCGGTTTTAGTAAAATTTGATCGTCCTGTACTAGAAGATATTTTTCGCCGAAATGGTGAAATTGCGGTTGCTTTTATGAAGTGGTTTGCAAGACATACACAATCTACTCAAGCGAAGTTTCGAGATTTAATCCTCTGTGGAAAAACTGGTGCCTTTTACTCAACTTTAATTCGTTTCAGTAATTCCTACGGTGTCAAAACAGATGACGGTATTATAATAAATGTTCAGTTAACTAACCAAGATATTGCTAGCTACATCGGCACTACGAGGGAAAGTATTAATCGTATGCTTAATGATTTAAAGAAAGATAAGATCATATCTGTTGAAAAAGGACTAATTACAATTAAAGATATGCAATTTTTAAAGGACTATTTGCATTGTGGAGACTGTCCTGTAGAAATTTGCACAATATAG
- a CDS encoding Rieske 2Fe-2S domain-containing protein gives MTCKKKLARNQKDTNDDMINLVDNLNQEDDLKYNRRAFLKTAVGTSVALGVATIPFSVKAMLGIAEKNYERVEIAKLADLPQGDSVTFYYPTDKDPALLIHTVNGDLKAYNSACTHLMCPVFYEKTQDVLLCPCHAGYFDVNNGHPKAGPPQRELPLIEIEVDKGIVYAVGRQYRHG, from the coding sequence ATGACATGTAAAAAAAAGCTAGCACGTAATCAAAAAGATACAAACGATGACATGATTAACTTAGTAGATAATCTCAATCAAGAAGATGACTTAAAATATAACCGTCGTGCATTTCTAAAAACTGCCGTAGGTACATCTGTTGCTTTAGGTGTAGCCACGATCCCTTTCTCAGTAAAAGCAATGCTGGGGATAGCTGAAAAAAATTATGAGAGAGTTGAAATTGCGAAATTGGCAGATTTACCACAGGGGGATTCGGTAACGTTCTACTATCCAACAGATAAAGATCCTGCTCTATTAATTCATACTGTGAATGGCGATCTGAAGGCATACAATAGTGCTTGTACACATCTAATGTGCCCGGTCTTCTATGAGAAAACTCAGGATGTTCTATTATGTCCATGTCATGCAGGTTATTTTGATGTGAACAATGGCCATCCTAAAGCAGGTCCACCACAACGCGAGCTTCCATTAATTGAGATTGAGGTGGATAAAGGAATTGTTTATGCAGTAGGGAGGCAGTATCGCCATGGGTAA
- a CDS encoding 4Fe-4S dicluster domain-containing protein: MNKIMYLEFERCIGCRSCQAACRECGGHDAKERNYVEYVDFMESRQTFPMLCMQCKDPACARVCPANAIQITPEGVVLSAMEEKCIGCRNCTFGCPFGIPKFDFEENKMYKCDMCYDRTQHGISPMCASVCPSDAIRFIDFDEMQALRRRRTQMNLIEGKKPSEQDKWQYVPEFFGVYSD, translated from the coding sequence ATGAATAAAATAATGTATCTTGAATTCGAACGTTGTATAGGTTGCCGCTCATGTCAAGCCGCATGTCGTGAATGTGGTGGGCATGATGCGAAGGAACGTAACTATGTTGAGTATGTTGATTTCATGGAAAGTCGTCAAACATTTCCAATGCTTTGTATGCAATGTAAGGATCCAGCATGTGCAAGGGTATGTCCTGCTAACGCTATTCAAATAACTCCTGAAGGAGTAGTTCTATCAGCAATGGAAGAGAAATGTATCGGCTGTAGAAACTGTACGTTTGGATGTCCATTTGGTATTCCAAAATTCGATTTTGAAGAGAATAAAATGTATAAGTGTGACATGTGTTATGACAGAACACAGCACGGGATTTCACCAATGTGTGCATCTGTATGTCCGAGTGATGCAATTCGTTTCATCGATTTTGATGAAATGCAAGCATTACGTCGTCGTAGAACGCAAATGAACTTAATTGAAGGGAAGAAACCTTCAGAGCAAGATAAATGGCAATATGTACCTGAATTTTTCGGAGTATACAGTGACTAA
- a CDS encoding NarK family nitrate/nitrite MFS transporter, producing the protein MARITRWEPENEQFWEAEGKRHASRNLWISIPALLLAFAVWQIWSVTAASLNDIGFNFTKSELFTLAALPGLTGATLRIIYTFVVPIFGGRNWTIISTASLLIPAIGIGIAVQNPETTFMTMAILAALCGLGGGNFASSMANISFFYPKKAKGTALGLNAGIGNLGVSAVQFIAPLVVTMGVFGAVAGNPQVLPDGSNVWIQNAAFVWVIPIILTVIAAIFGMDNLPGTKASVKEQAVIFKNKHTWIMTFLYVMCFGSFIGYSAAFPLLIRTEFPEVNALQFAFLGPLVGALIRPFGGWLSDKVGGAIVTFIDIIVMIGATLGVLYFYNQGNFTGFLIMFLILFVTTGIANGSTFRMIPFIFNNPKEAAAVLGWTSAIGAYGAFLIPKIFGWSIDTTGMANTALYIFIAYYVASLFVTWYFYSRKNAEVKC; encoded by the coding sequence ATGGCTAGAATAACAAGATGGGAGCCAGAAAATGAACAGTTTTGGGAAGCTGAAGGGAAAAGACACGCCAGTCGAAACCTTTGGATTTCCATTCCGGCTTTATTACTAGCATTTGCAGTTTGGCAAATTTGGTCAGTAACAGCAGCAAGTTTAAATGACATTGGATTTAACTTTACGAAATCTGAATTATTTACACTAGCTGCTCTTCCAGGACTGACAGGTGCAACGCTACGCATTATTTACACATTTGTTGTACCAATTTTTGGTGGACGTAACTGGACAATTATCAGTACAGCGTCACTTTTAATACCGGCAATTGGAATAGGAATTGCTGTCCAAAATCCAGAAACAACGTTTATGACTATGGCAATTTTAGCAGCGCTTTGTGGTCTAGGTGGAGGGAATTTTGCTTCATCAATGGCAAATATCAGCTTCTTCTATCCGAAGAAAGCAAAAGGTACTGCATTAGGGTTAAATGCAGGTATTGGTAACTTAGGAGTAAGTGCTGTACAATTCATTGCCCCGCTAGTTGTGACAATGGGAGTTTTTGGAGCAGTAGCAGGCAATCCGCAAGTTTTACCAGATGGTTCAAATGTCTGGATCCAAAATGCAGCGTTTGTTTGGGTAATTCCGATTATCTTAACAGTAATTGCTGCAATCTTTGGGATGGATAATTTACCGGGAACAAAAGCTTCAGTGAAGGAGCAAGCAGTTATTTTCAAAAACAAGCATACGTGGATTATGACTTTCCTTTACGTTATGTGCTTTGGTTCTTTTATTGGATATTCAGCCGCTTTTCCGTTATTAATTCGAACTGAATTTCCTGAGGTAAATGCTTTACAGTTTGCGTTTCTTGGACCATTAGTAGGTGCGTTGATTCGTCCATTTGGTGGCTGGCTATCAGATAAAGTTGGTGGTGCAATTGTAACTTTTATTGACATTATTGTTATGATTGGTGCTACATTAGGAGTTCTATATTTCTATAACCAAGGAAACTTTACAGGATTTCTCATTATGTTCCTTATCCTATTTGTGACAACAGGTATTGCTAATGGATCAACATTTAGAATGATCCCATTTATTTTTAACAACCCAAAAGAGGCTGCGGCTGTATTAGGATGGACGTCAGCAATTGGAGCTTATGGCGCATTCTTAATTCCGAAGATCTTTGGATGGTCTATTGATACAACAGGAATGGCAAACACGGCCTTATATATTTTCATAGCTTACTATGTTGCGAGCTTATTCGTTACTTGGTACTTCTACTCACGTAAAAATGCAGAGGTTAAGTGTTAA